Proteins from a genomic interval of Desulfovibrio piger:
- a CDS encoding DotH/IcmK family type IV secretion protein, which yields MKGVIALVLSVVLLMMSEGTAPAVQTSSSQEAESSVRPTAPITTQQDQQPAAGKAAPAPKQDAQALFEESLRQMMPLDEQHIQQYRERSDQRERALLPVPPSLRTRSVRVSLEPGRVPVPVLTTANVATSLVFHDATGQPWPITSVTNGGPTFFQVLHPELPEGNLLSVMPLQGHATSTLVVTLEKRDVPLVVRLESDSVRSPERKADALVLFQIAHHGPRAAVPLIREVRDTADSVMLAFLDRVPPEGAVRLRVEPPRESLQVWKYGGRHYARTTQTLMWPSWTAVVNGAGATKCYELPVTARIMTSHEGSMQTFILKEGR from the coding sequence GTGAAAGGGGTTATTGCACTGGTTCTTTCTGTGGTGCTGCTGATGATGTCGGAGGGAACCGCCCCGGCGGTTCAAACGTCGTCTTCGCAAGAGGCCGAATCTTCTGTCCGGCCAACAGCTCCGATAACGACGCAGCAGGATCAGCAGCCTGCTGCCGGGAAAGCTGCTCCAGCCCCCAAACAGGATGCGCAGGCACTGTTTGAGGAAAGTCTGCGCCAGATGATGCCGCTGGATGAGCAGCATATTCAGCAATATCGGGAACGCTCGGATCAGCGGGAACGCGCATTGCTGCCAGTGCCGCCCAGCCTGAGAACACGCTCTGTGCGCGTATCTCTGGAGCCGGGGCGGGTCCCTGTGCCGGTATTGACGACGGCCAATGTCGCTACCTCGCTGGTTTTTCACGATGCGACAGGCCAGCCGTGGCCCATCACATCCGTTACCAACGGCGGCCCCACATTTTTTCAGGTACTGCATCCTGAATTGCCGGAGGGAAATCTTCTGAGTGTCATGCCTTTGCAGGGACATGCGACATCCACGCTCGTGGTTACGCTGGAAAAACGGGATGTGCCGCTTGTTGTGCGCCTTGAGTCTGATTCCGTCCGTTCCCCGGAACGCAAGGCGGATGCTCTGGTGCTTTTCCAGATAGCCCATCATGGCCCCAGAGCCGCCGTGCCGTTGATCAGGGAAGTCAGGGACACGGCAGACAGCGTCATGCTGGCCTTTCTGGATCGTGTTCCGCCGGAAGGAGCCGTTCGCCTTCGTGTGGAGCCGCCCCGAGAATCATTACAGGTCTGGAAGTATGGCGGCAGACATTATGCCAGAACGACGCAGACGTTGATGTGGCCGTCATGGACTGCCGTCGTCAATGGAGCCGGGGCAACGAAATGTTATGAGCTGCCCGTGACCGCACGGATTATGACCTCGCATGAAGGTTCCATGCAAACCTTCATCCTGAAGGAAGGCAGATAG
- a CDS encoding helix-turn-helix domain-containing protein: MKTFAPKGNIFGPILPQFILEMPLSLGAKVMYALLCNYASDKDHCWPSQKTLAARLACSVSSIKNYLAELVRERLIEVRHENYRSSVYYILQPEALRKRAAPAGERPKSDFGQPESGHINNLSKQQEENPPLPPMKSERKDALSSSAPSAGGVGSAELDFETAWESYPRKEAKGFARMAWFKLLHSGQLPSLQELLSAIARSSASESWQKEQGRFIPQMANWLRGQRWLDSSLPVSPCVPAPDPRVRQFMRQKEEREQLELSRQCREKERLRPLFRAFAAKFDAPDNEAMAFGIWMHLHSLRCAPSAADVPETAGRNIMAFLRERKRQAQEERYLTSLRKTPVSQSYGVEPVPCEKSVASFATVTACA; this comes from the coding sequence ATGAAGACGTTCGCCCCCAAAGGAAATATTTTTGGCCCTATTTTACCGCAATTCATCCTAGAGATGCCCCTCTCATTAGGAGCAAAGGTCATGTACGCGCTGCTGTGCAATTACGCTTCGGACAAGGATCACTGCTGGCCCTCGCAAAAGACGCTGGCTGCAAGGCTCGCGTGCAGCGTCAGCAGCATCAAGAACTACCTCGCGGAGCTGGTACGGGAAAGGCTGATTGAGGTTCGCCATGAAAACTACCGTTCCTCGGTCTACTACATTCTTCAGCCGGAAGCGTTGCGCAAGAGGGCAGCTCCTGCCGGAGAGCGGCCAAAATCTGACTTCGGGCAGCCAGAATCTGGCCACATAAATAATCTTAGCAAACAACAAGAAGAAAATCCCCCCCTTCCCCCCATGAAGTCGGAAAGAAAAGACGCGCTGTCATCTTCTGCGCCTTCGGCGGGGGGCGTGGGTTCTGCTGAGCTGGATTTTGAAACAGCCTGGGAGAGTTATCCCCGAAAGGAAGCCAAGGGCTTTGCCCGGATGGCATGGTTCAAACTTCTGCACAGCGGGCAGCTTCCGTCGTTGCAGGAGCTGCTGTCAGCCATTGCCCGCTCCAGCGCATCGGAGAGCTGGCAGAAGGAACAGGGCCGCTTTATCCCGCAAATGGCTAACTGGCTGCGCGGACAGCGCTGGCTGGACTCGTCTCTGCCCGTGTCGCCATGTGTTCCCGCGCCTGATCCCCGTGTGCGGCAATTCATGCGGCAGAAAGAAGAGCGGGAACAACTGGAGCTGTCGCGGCAATGCCGGGAGAAAGAAAGACTCCGCCCTTTGTTCCGGGCCTTTGCCGCGAAATTCGATGCTCCCGACAATGAAGCAATGGCTTTCGGCATCTGGATGCACCTGCATTCGCTGCGTTGTGCGCCATCGGCTGCGGATGTCCCTGAGACAGCAGGCAGGAACATCATGGCCTTTCTGCGGGAGAGAAAGAGGCAAGCTCAGGAAGAACGCTATCTGACCTCCCTGCGCAAAACGCCTGTAAGTCAGTCTTACGGTGTAGAGCCTGTTCCTTGTGAGAAGAGTGTCGCGTCTTTCGCAACCGTAACCGCGTGCGCATGA
- a CDS encoding TraK family protein, which yields MNMHYGIARVEFLAAKQEIETMISEGYTFAMIFRKLKEKIEHSTG from the coding sequence ATGAATATGCACTATGGAATTGCCCGTGTTGAATTTCTTGCTGCAAAACAAGAAATAGAAACGATGATTTCCGAAGGCTATACCTTTGCGATGATTTTCAGAAAATTGAAAGAAAAAATTGAACACTCCACCGGCTAA
- a CDS encoding helix-turn-helix domain-containing protein: MDTITPQDLSGSLLPSFILREEVSSGAKLLYALLCKYCHDKDHCWPSHKLLAGELGCSVSSIKNWLHELVTNKLIAIRREEGRYTSTYYLLCPAALDGSTPSGPDGTSGMPLSGDSQTVATAGQSHRQPLATEISLRNKNKYSPLSPRERACGRSSSALTFPRPRPCRGGRGDSSLADSSFEQFSQRYPRKEAKELARAVWHRLWRRGLLPSLGTLLTALDRFKQSPSWNREHGRFIPHLVNWLRGQRWLDEPHQGSSLPPITECAADSVRSGRIRQRVDELERSWRRTEPELEAARPVFEAFLARFADGHIKRGPAWGLWSLLWRQGKAPDASTAPEGSMSVLDFLKTARYAC; the protein is encoded by the coding sequence ATGGACACCATCACTCCGCAAGACCTGTCCGGGTCTCTTTTGCCGTCCTTTATCCTTCGGGAAGAGGTTTCTTCCGGCGCGAAACTGCTTTACGCGCTTCTTTGCAAATACTGCCATGACAAAGACCACTGCTGGCCGTCCCACAAGCTTCTGGCCGGTGAGCTTGGTTGCAGTGTCTCCAGCATCAAAAACTGGCTTCATGAGCTGGTGACAAACAAGCTGATCGCCATCCGAAGGGAAGAAGGCAGGTACACGAGTACCTATTACCTGCTTTGCCCTGCCGCTCTTGATGGCTCCACACCTTCCGGCCCTGACGGGACGTCCGGGATGCCCCTGTCCGGCGATAGCCAGACCGTGGCTACTGCTGGACAAAGCCACAGGCAACCCCTGGCTACGGAAATAAGTTTAAGAAACAAGAATAAATATTCCCCCCTTTCCCCCCGTGAACGGGCATGTGGCCGTTCCTCCTCGGCTCTAACCTTTCCGCGTCCACGCCCCTGCCGGGGCGGAAGGGGGGATTCTTCTCTTGCCGATTCTTCATTCGAGCAGTTCTCGCAGCGCTATCCACGCAAAGAAGCCAAGGAACTTGCGCGTGCCGTCTGGCATCGTCTTTGGCGGCGTGGTCTGCTGCCGTCGCTGGGCACGCTGCTGACCGCTCTGGATCGCTTCAAGCAATCCCCCTCATGGAATCGGGAACATGGGCGCTTCATCCCGCATCTTGTGAACTGGCTGCGCGGCCAGCGCTGGCTGGATGAACCCCATCAGGGGAGTTCCCTCCCCCCGATCACGGAATGCGCCGCCGATTCCGTCCGGTCGGGCCGTATCAGGCAGCGTGTGGATGAGCTTGAGAGAAGCTGGCGACGCACGGAACCGGAACTGGAAGCGGCTCGCCCTGTGTTTGAAGCCTTTTTGGCCCGCTTTGCTGACGGACACATAAAGCGGGGGCCTGCATGGGGCCTGTGGTCACTGCTCTGGCGTCAGGGGAAGGCCCCGGATGCGTCCACGGCTCCCGAAGGGAGCATGAGTGTCCTGGATTTCCTGAAAACAGCACGATACGCCTGTTAA